From Anopheles arabiensis isolate DONGOLA chromosome 3, AaraD3, whole genome shotgun sequence, a single genomic window includes:
- the LOC120901155 gene encoding uncharacterized protein LOC120901155, with translation MAFKFIALLALLACATANYIPAYSAGLPHAGLPLGYGSPLPYGSVLSAPHAVVPLAQASHLHVQTPALNNFIHPASHLAVPGGKTTLTKTFVSTPTYVTSHVSERVHTDEPVKPVAAPVYAYGKNVIGAVAPLAYPDHAYHGVPYGAYGAGYYGHVY, from the exons ATGGCTTTCAAA TTCATTGCACTCCTGGCACTCCTTGCCTGCGCCACAGCCAACTACATCCCAGCCTATTCCGCCGGCCTTCCGCACGCTGGATTGCCGCTCGGTTACGGATCACCCCTGCCGTACGGTTCGGTACTGTCTGCGCCGCACGCTGTCGTGCCGCTAGCTCAAGCATCCCATCTGCACGTGCAAACGCCCGCACTGAATAACTTTATCCATCCGGCGTCCCACCTGGCGGTGCCTGGCGGTAAAACTACGCTTACCAAAACGTTCGTCTCCACTCCCACGTACGTCACTAGCCATGTGTCGGAGCGAGTGCACACGGACGAACCGGTGAAGCCGGTCGCGGCGCCTGTTTACGCGTACGGCAAGAATGTGATCGGCGCTGTAGCACCCCTGGCGTACCCCGACCATGCGTACCATGGTGTGCCGTACGGTGCGTACGGTGCTGGCTATTACGGACACGTGTATTGA